A part of Cannabis sativa cultivar Pink pepper isolate KNU-18-1 chromosome 6, ASM2916894v1, whole genome shotgun sequence genomic DNA contains:
- the LOC115695508 gene encoding E3 ubiquitin-protein ligase DIS1-like, producing MFGSNETEISLGRKLEELIECPVCKSVMYPPIQQCSNGHPLCSRCKSFVNRCPTCRRALGNIRCLVLEQMAESFQLSCAYELFGCNAKFPYPNGLKHEKNCEHRLFNCPNPVLGKSCSFCGNISSLLNHLKSHHKVPIYHGQIYMVTYVGFHIRPPIPAWKMIVLRCFESYFCLYFRQVELFRRGLCYMAFVQFMGDDDEATRFTFKMRVSGYERSVSWKGKPRGIQVSHREIHNNENGIVIPIQFVHYLLAGGHSLSLRVEFSMETFSSTKVIKIS from the exons ATGTTTGGTTCGAATGAAACTGAAATTTCTTTGGGTAGAAAACTTGAAGAGCTAATTGAATGTCCTGTTTGCAAGAGTGTAATGTATCCACCAATTCAAcag TGCTCGAATGGCCACCCGTTATGTTCAAGATGCAAATCATTCGTAAATCGCTGCCCTACATGCCGAAGGGCGCTCGGGAACATAAGATGCTTGGTACTAGAGCAAATGGCAGAGTCATTTCAACTCTCGTGTGCATACGAATTGTTTGGTTGCAACGCCAAATTCCCTTACCCGAACGGTTTAAAACATGAGAAAAATTGCGAACATCGCCTATTCAATTGTCCTAATCCTGTTTTAGGAAAATCTTGTTCTTTCTGTGGTAACATCTCATCTCTTTTGAACCATCTTAAAAGTCATCACAAAGTTCCAATCTACCATGGACAAATCTACATGGTTACCTATGTCGGTTTTCATATTCGGCCTCCAATTCCTGCATGGAAAATGATT GTTCTGAGGTGTTTTGAGAGCTATTTCTGCTTGTATTTTCGACAAGTAGAGCTTTTTCGTAGAGGGCTTTGTTACATGGCCTTTGTTCAATTCATGGGGGACGACGATGAGGCGACTCGATTCACATTCAAAATGCGCGTTTCTGGCTACGAAAGAAGCGTGTCGTGGAAAGGAAAGCCGCGAGGCATCCAAGTTAGTCATCGCGAAATTCATAACAAcgaaaatggaatagtcattccaatCCAATTCGTACACTACTTGTTGGCGGGTGGCCATTCTTTGTCACTGAGAGTAGAGTTTAGTATGGAAACATTTTCTTCAACTAAAGTTATCAAGATTTCTTAG
- the LOC115704641 gene encoding uncharacterized protein LOC115704641 — protein sequence MIKKKTLSENLIPSLFHSPDPPLSAFSLCGAGANGSNEPENPNLSPSSVCLSRSRSLSLYAFSLARWHCVFFLDLKEICSKDGDSSPSTKKDIHPNPNAQIAHQGSFSQGVDYGNSQRYTCSRDVVCLTMALRRKLKASVLTAFINFALTQGRRCTTRWNYDGHNIDLVCGSYSL from the exons atgataaaaaaaaaaaccctaagtgAAAACCTAATCCCTTCTCTCTTTCATTCTCCCGATCCCCCTCTCTCTGCCTTCTCTTTGTGCGGCGCCGGCGCTAATGGTTCAAATGAACCAGAAAACCccaacctctctccctcttccgTGTGTCTCTCTCGCTcccgttctctctctctctatgcgTTTTCTCTTGCGCGGTGGCACTGCGTTTTTTTCTTAGATTTGAAGGAGATTTGTTCAAAAGATGGAGATTCATCCCCGTCTACTAAAAAAGATATTCACCCTAATCCAAATGCTCAG ATTGCACATCAAGGCTCCTTCTCGCAAGGTGTTGATTATGGAAATTCTCAA CGATATACTTGCTCAAGGGATGTTGTTTGCCTGACCATGGCTTTGAGGCGAAAGCTGAAGGCTTCGGTGCTCACTGCGTTCATCAATTTCGCTCTTACTCAGGGTCGGAGGTGCACAACTCGTTGGAATTATGATGGCCACAACATCGATCTGGTCTGCGGCAGCTATAGCCTATAA